Proteins encoded together in one Impatiens glandulifera chromosome 1, dImpGla2.1, whole genome shotgun sequence window:
- the LOC124919560 gene encoding ATP-dependent Clp protease proteolytic subunit-related protein 1, chloroplastic, protein MATSLLSPLYAPAIDASELGSTFPKSSFLCGSDFPWPPPSVSTRSGAVRRRCFKSLVSAKMSMDHIPKQFREDNLKDGLMDNYKNVPQYLYGLSSSQMDMFMSEDNPARRLSEKVTEDSISSVNNYLNHGGMYSLSGTSDSQAQCSMSVSMYRAGARGGGGGYGRPRTAPPDLPSLLLDARICYLGMPIVPAVTELLVAQFMWLDYDSPTKPIYLYINSSGTQNDKMETVGSETEAYAIADIMAYCKADVYTINCGMAYGQAAMLLSLGTKGFRALQPNSSTKLYLPKVNRSSGAAIDMWIKAKELDVNTDYYLELLSKGTGKSKEEIAKDIQRPKYMLGQEAIDYGIADKLINSRDNAFEKRNYDELLAQSKAMKRSAGAGSQAAPTAFR, encoded by the exons ATGGCGACTTcacttctctctcctctctatGCTCCGGCAATCGACGCCTCTGAACTTGGTTCCACTTTTCCCAAAAGCTCATTTCTTTGCGGTTCCGACTTCCCTTGGCCACCACCATCTGTATCCACTAGGTCCGGTGCAGTTCGGCGGCGCTGTTTTAAGTCTCTGGTGTCCGCAAAGATGTCCATGGATCATATACCGAAGCAGTTCAGAGAAGATAACCTGAAAGATGGAT TGATGGACAATTACAAGAATGTTCCTCAGTATCTTTACGGTCTTAGTTCTTCTCAGATGGATATGTTCATGTCCGAAGATAATCCTGCCCGCAGACTGTCTGAAAAAGTGACAGAG GATAGCATCTCATcagttaataattatttgaaccATGGAGGCATGTACAGTCTTTCAGGCACGTCCGATAGCCAAGCACAGTGCAGCATGAGTGTAAGCATGTACCGTGCAGGAGccagaggaggaggaggaggatatGGAAGACCAAGGACTGCTCCTCCCGATTTGCCCTCTTTGCTCTTAGATGCTAGAATCTGCTACCTTGGGATGCCG attGTGCCAGCAGTAACTGAGCTTCTTGTCGCTCAATTTATGTGGCTAGACTATGATAGCCCAACAAAGCCAATATATCTGTATATAAACTCTTCGGGGACACAG aacGATAAGATGGAAACAGTTGGATCTGAGACAGAGGCATATGCTATTGCTGACATCATGGCT TATTGCAAAGCCGACGTCTATACAATTAACTGTGGCATGGCTTATGGCCAAGCAGCGATGCTTCTTTCTCTTGGAACCAAGGGCTTCCGGGCTTTACAACCAAATTCTTCAA CCAAACTTTATCTTCCTAAAGTTAATAGATCAAGTGGAGCTGCTATAGATATGTGGATTAAG GCAAAAGAGCTAGACGTAAACACTGATTACTACCTCGAGCTGTTATCAAAAGGTACCGGGAAATCAAAGGAGGAAATTGCTAAAGATATACAACGTCCAAAATATATGCTAGGACAAGAAGCCATTGACTATGGCATTGCAGACAAGTTGATTAACTCAAGGGATAATGCCTTTGAGAAACGG AATTATGATGAGCTGCTTGCACAGTCGAAAGCAATGAAGAGGTCAGCTGGAGCTGGATCTCAAGCTGCTCCTACTGCGTTTAGGTAA
- the LOC124940359 gene encoding uncharacterized mitochondrial protein AtMg00810-like codes for MVITGNNVSDISDLQIYLHQHFDIKSLGKLHYFLCLEISNIVDGIYLSQAKYASDLISHAGLTDSKTASTPLEADCRLTPLNGTLLKTPRSIGTILHDLHFSVDLSLVLTSYSDADWAGDPTNRRSITGYCFFLGVSLVSWRSKKQTIVSRSSAESEYRALANSTSELL; via the exons atggtgATCACTGGCAATAATGTCTCTGATATATCTGATTTACAGATCTATCTTCATCAACATTTTGATATAAAGAGTCTTGGTAAGCTTCATTACTTTCTATGTCTTGAGATTTCCAACATAGTAGATGGTATCTACTTATCtcaagcgaagtatgcttctgACCTCATCTCCCATGCTGGCTTGACTGATAGCAAAACTGCCTCGACTCCACTTGAGGCAGATTGTCGTCTTACTCCTCTCAATGGAACCCTCTTAAAGACCCCACGCTCTATC GGAACTATCTTACATGATCTTCACTTCTCCGTTGATTTATCATTGGTACTCACTAGTTACTCAGATGCTGATTGGGCAGGCGATCCCACTAACCGACGCTCCATCACTGGTTATTGTTTCTTCTTGGGTGTTTCTCTTGTTTCTTGGCGAAGCAAGAAACAAACTATTGTTTCCCGTTCTAGCGCTGAGTCAGAGTATCGTGCGCTTGCTAATTCTACTTCTGAACTTCTTTGA